Part of the Chroogloeocystis siderophila 5.2 s.c.1 genome, AACACTTGTGTTTACTTGTTGTTTTAACTAGATTACCGCTAGCAGGAGTGCCGCTTGCCTAAAAGTAAACTTATGAAACAACTTCTTGCTGAAAGCTACTCTGTTTTTGTAGCATAAGTTACAGAAAATATGTAAAATATTTGTATTTAGCCGCCTGGCGACTGAAATTGCAGCTTGACGTACAAAGTCCACCTGCGTAGACGAATGCGGTTTCAACCGCCAAACGTTATTTTTGCTAACGAAGGAAACAGTAATAAAGCTTGATGTCCGCAAAATCCGCAACGAACAATTGCAATGGAGTATCAAACCTTTTCTAAATCAAGTACAACCAGAATTGACAGCAAATAGCTAGGTACAGTTGCGCGAACTTCCTAGCGATTTTAGTCACGACGAGGCGTTGTTTTTGTGTTAATTACTAAGTGATAAATGGGTTGCGTAGGTGTTCCGCAATGTGGAAAAACAACTTGACGCGCATCAGTTTTATGCATTGTATTAGTGCCAAAAATCTACAATGTCATAGCCCAAATCACTCAGCATCTGACGTAGTAGCGGTAAACTCAAACCGATGACGTTAGTGTGACAGCCTTCTAGCTTTTCTACAAATAAACCGCCTTTACCTTCTAACGCAAAGCCACCTGCGCATTTAAGCGGTTCTCCTGTCGCGACGTAAGCTTCAATTTGGCGATCGCTTGCAGAAGCAAAGTAAACTCGTGTCACTTGGCAGCGTACTAGTGTATGGTGTTGACGCAAGTCAATTAAAGAATGACCTGTGTAGAGTTCGCCAACATTACTCCGCATTTTCTGCCAACGGGCGATCGCTTCTTCTGTATTAGTCGGCTTACCATGAATTTCACCGTTGATGAATAAAACCGAATCGCACCCCATAATCAATCCAGAATCAAATTGAGGTGCAACAGTTTCTGCTTTACTACGGGCTAAAGTTTTAACTAATAACCGAGGATCGCGTTCTTGAATTTGAGATTCGTCGAAGTTACTAGGGAAAACTATAGGATCAATTCCGACGCTTTGTAGCAAACGACGTCGCGCGGGGGAAGCAGACGCAAGAATAAATTGCATAGCCATGTGAGAGAGGTCAGGGGTCAGGAAATTTTTCTGGTGTGAAGTATTATGCAGTTTGTTGATTCGTGCAAGGTAAATTTTGAGTGGGTTTGAAAGTCAGGGCTGTATTTTTCTGACACCGTGGATTCCTCACGCTTGATCGCTGCTTGTAAACTACTAATAAACTGTAAAAGATTTGACGACTGCATCTAGTGTAGGCTTGACTTTTGTCCAACGTCGTTCGGGGGTAGAGGCGTTGAACGTGAATAATTTACCACGACTGACGGCGACACTGGCGATGTTGTGGCGTTGTTGTTGATTGGGAAGCTTGACTGTGTATTCTAGAAGGTAGTACGTTTTTGCGTCTGTTGCTAATTCTTCAGCGTTAACTAACTCAGCTTCTCGCCCAGATTCGGGAGGTGCGATCGCGCTTTTTCCTAGTTTATAGCCTACCTCGCTGGGACTTCCCAAATCAGCTAAAGTTTTGCCTTGAGGAACATCACTAATAACGACAGACACGTTTTCGGTTGTTTCTATTAAATCGTGAAGTACCACATCAGGACCATTCGAGACATTGACTGGAACCCACCCATTAGGATACAAAAACTCATATCCATCGGTGCTATCGACATAACTTTTTAAGCCAGAAACGGCTGATGAACAGCTTGTCAGACTGACGCTGAAAGTGATTAATAAAATTACCAAAATTCGTTTCAACATTTCTCCCTTTAAGGCTTTTACACCTATTCTCTATAAGATTTTCTGTGACAAAGAATTGCTCTAGCGTGGATTGAGCGAACAAATCTCGGTAACAAATATACTCGAGGCAATTTTCATTATCTCACCTTGGGATACTCGCCTTGATACGTGTTGCTTGTCATGCTGGAGATCAAATCGATAAGGAATATATGTATGCTGACAACAGCAGAATTACGTTGGTTTTATCCTGGTAAACTACCACAACACGTTTGTCAATGGTTTGAGCAAGATCAGCTTGGATATTTAGCACCAGCGGAAAAACGCCAAGATATTTATTTATACGTTCCTGAAAGTGATTTTGTGGGTATTAAACTGCGACAGGGAAGATTAGAAATTAAATGGCGCAAAGCCAAATTAGGTGATTTACAATTTGGCAAGACTACAGGTAAAGCAGAAAAGTGGGCAAAGTGGTTGTGTGAAGATGCAAGTAATGAAATCTTTCAGCCACAAGAGGTTATAAGTAAAAAAGCTTGGGTGAGTATTAACAAGGTACGTACTCAGCGAAAATATCAACTTTCTGCCAGACAGGAAGTTATCGCAATTGAGATCAATGATTCAAGCAGCAATCGCACTTGTAATGTAGAAATAACCGAGTTAGAAGTTAATCGCCATCCTTGGTGGAGTTTAGCTTTTGAAGCTTCTACTGATGATGAATTGCCGCTTGAAAATCTTAAATGTGTCGCTGAGTGGATTTTTAAAACGTATCCTGGAGAACTAGAAAGCGAAAATTCGTATGCTTATCCTACTTGGTTGGATATTGTACTAGAGTGAAGCCGCTTCTCACCCTGTTTGAGCGTTTGAAAAGCCCTATAAGTCCACACCACTTGCTACAACGGGGGACACCCCTACAGACATTTGCGGTACTGTCGGCGCAGCGCGATCGCGCAGTGTCCTCTGGATCGCAGGGATTCTCCATTTCTGGGGACTTTAGTAGGTAGAGTCTATTTATAAAATATCTACTCTTATTTCTCGACAAATGTTATATCAAGTAAGTCGGCTTGGAAAACAATTTTATTATTGCGTTGTTTAATTAAGTCACTTAGCTTGAGTTCCATACTATTACCTACAACAACAGAATCATTTTCATTGCGCGAACCAGAAGAAATAGAAATCAGCCAATCTTTTAAATTACCCTCGAAGCCTTTATCGACAGCTTTTAGGTAATCAATACTGCGACGGAATAATTTAGGTAAGATGAGTTGTCCATTAGGTGTAGTAATCGAAGTTTTATCTTCTAATTCAAATTGATTTGTGACATCTTCCGCCCAAACACCTAATTGATCGGCTTTCGCTTTTGTAGCAGCTTTACGTAATGATTCTCGATGAGTCAAAGGTGTAGATGTGTAAACTGTATAATAGGCATTACCATCTTGAAGCATTTGATGATTGATTGTTTTTTCAAGTTGTTTTTCCTCAACTCGAATCCAATCTGCATCGTCTAGTTGTTTTGTATCTTCTTCTAAGAAAATATAGGAGACTGGACGACCGTTAGCATCTGCAGCTTTTGATAGAATCGCTCCAGGCACGCTATCTGGGTTAGCAGACTCAACGCGGTTTCCTAGAAAAACGATATTTTTGAAACCCATCCCCTCTAGAAGGCAATCGCGGGTTTTATCGCCCAAGATTTGAGCATCTCTACCGTAGTGAACTTCAGGGGCATCAATCCCTTCAAATCGTAGTTGTACGCTGCGATCGCGTGACAATTCAATCCGATAACTGCGATGCAGTTCTTCATACAAATCTGGATTATCAGCGATAAATCTGACTGAATCGCCATCAGGTTCTTTACCTTTGATGACAAACTTACCTTTAATGACACGATAAAATGGTGCTGACATAATAATGTGTCCCAAACACAACTACTTCTTTCATCAACACGTTGTTCCTATTTTCTGTATATTTGTAATTTAATTTTATGATTATTAACTTAATAATTTTTGAACTATGAACGAAAACGGTAAACCGAACTTAACGCTCGCTAATTCTGTCTGACTCAAAACTGTTGTAGGTAGATAAACAGATACAGATACTAGTATGATACTTAAGATAATGGCAACACTCGTGACAGGTTGCTTCATAAAAGAGTTTTCTTAGCTAATCGCTGCTTTGACTTAGATGTAACTTGTGCGCTGCTCTTAAAATTTGTCCAGCCAAAACCGCCGCACCAAAGCCATTATCGATATTTACAACACCAACTCCCGCGGCACAAGAATTGAGCATTGTCAAGAGGGGCGCTAATCCACCAAAACTCGCACCATAACCGATACTAGTGGGAACCGCAATCACAGGACAATCGGCTAAACCTGCAACAACACTGGGTAACGCACCTTCCATTCCAGCGACGACGATTAAGACATCTGCTGATTCAACAACGTGGCGATTATTCAGCAAGCGATGAATTCCAGCAACACCGACATCCCACAACCTATGAACGCGAAAACCGGAGAGTTCTGCAGTCACAGCAGCTTCTTCTGCTACGGGTAAATCAGCAGTACCAGCGGAAAGAATACTAATGACACCACCTACCCCCCCTGGGTCTCCCCCACTAGGGAAATTGGGAGGTGTGATTGCACAGATTCGCGCCATTGCGTAGTAATACAAATCTGGCACTTTTTCTTGTAACTTGGCGTAAACTTCGGGTTCAATCCGCGTCGCCATGACAACCGAACCGCGATCGCGCATGGCGATCATAATTTGGGCGATCTGATCGGGTGTTTTTCCTGGTCCCCAGATAACTTCAGGAAAACCTGTGCGTAAACGGCGATGATGGTCAATTCGGGCAAAATCGCCAACAGGTTCGTAGTTTAAATATTTTAGCTTATCAAAAGCTTCTACTGGATTTACTTCACCAGCAGCAACAGATTCTAAGAGCGATCGCAAAGCTTCGGGTTGTGTCACTTTAAAATCAGAAGAACGAACCACAGAGGCGCAGAGCACGCAGAGGAGAGGAAAGAGTTAATTCTGTTTACATATTACATTATACATTCAATCGTCTTGTACTTTTAATTCATACTTGTTCCACAGTGTACCGCTAAGCGAACCGAGGGCGGAGTATTTTACGCCTTGAATGTGATCGCGAATTGCTGCAATCGAGAGGGGATTGACTAAATAAATATAAGGTAAATATTCCTGCGCAATACTTTGTGTTTCTGCATAAATTTCTTGCCGCTTAGTTTCATCAAATTCCTGTGCCCTTGAATATAAGGTCGCCCAATTTCTGCTTCCCAGCCAGCGATTTCCCAACCTACTAGCGGTTCTTGTCCTGCTAAAGGTTTTTGATTAAAAGTATGCAATCTACCATCAGGTAGCCATATGTTTGCACCATCATGAGGTTCTACGGTTCCAGAAACAAAGCCTAAAAGATGACATTCCCTGTCGAGGGAATGAGAAAGGCGACCAACAAGTGTATTAAAGTTAATTGGATTGAAATCTACTTGAATCTTGGCGAATTTGCGCTTGCATTGCTATACGTGTTCGATTCTCTGCATTGGTAATCAGGGAAAAACGGACGCGATTACCTTCAGCATTGAGTAGTTGAGCTTTGGAATTGTATTTAAATCCAGCTTTTAATAATAAGTCTCGTGCTTTATCTTGATCGTACTTGTAAGTTTTTAAGCCTTGTTCGGGTGAGAGATAATCAGGACTTTGCAGAAAAATCGATGAATTCGGTGAATTTTGAATCGTTCCAATGCTACGAAAGGTATTTTTTTCAGCATTGTCTGACGATCAATTGCATAGGCGATCGCTTGGCGAAATTCTAGTGTATTAAACCAACGCGATTTAATTGGATCAACCACAGTTCCATTTTGTCTACGACCTTTATTGAGATTAAAAGAAATGAAAGTTTGCGTAAATCTTGGTCTTCCGTTGTAGACAGGAAATCTACCGTGTTTTTCCTCTCGTTTCAGCAACGCCCTCGAACTGTTCTCAAATGCTGTCAAAATCGAGATTTTCCAGTGTAACGCGCTTAATAATGCCAGCATTGTTGATCAATACATCAATCTCAGTCTCTCCTAGTCGCTTGTGCAGATTAGTAACAGAAGCGTCAGAGGTAATGTCAATACCCTCTTCTAAGCGAACTCCTAACGCCTTCAACTCATCTGTTGCAGACCGACACACTACAATTACAGTATCTCCACGCCGCTGAAGTTGGCGACAGTACTCATAACCAATTCCGCGATTTGCCCCTGTTACTAAATACGTTGCCATAAGATGCCCGCAGTTCGATTGTCTTTTCTGATTTTGGGCGATCGCATAATTATTTTCTCGCGGTTTTGCTCTCAGTTTTAGTTGCAGTGTTCCTACGATAGATAAAAGATATCTGCAACGACATCGCCTTCGCCTTGTAAGCGCGATCGCGCTGGTGCATCATACAAAACTAGCAAAGAATGGACAGAAGTAACGTCATCAAGTAAAGTGATACCCTCCGCATGATCGTCACCATCTCCATAGGGAATATCTAATTCCGCTTGCGGTTGTGACAAACTATTTTCAGATAAATGTACGCCCTTTTCTAAACGATATACTTGTACGGGTCCATCCAAGTCCATCGTTGGTCCTGCGAGTATTAATAAATCCTCTCCAGCCAAACACAAATCCCGAACGCCTAAGCCTTTCAAGTAGATAAAATGTTTTTTGTATTGCTGTCCTTCTGTACCAATCGCTTTTAGAGTTAGCGTTTCTGGGCTACTATTTTCTAATTCGATTTCCAGCATCACAGCCCAACCACGCAACACAGGACCGCGCATTCCTAAATAAATACGATTTTCATAAACAGCTAAACCCTCAATATCAAATCCATTTTCTTTTCCTGGAATTGCTGCATCGATATAAGAACCTAGATGTGGATCGTTGGCTAGTGCATCCATTAACACATTGCCGCGTGGTG contains:
- a CDS encoding SDR family NAD(P)-dependent oxidoreductase; translated protein: MATYLVTGANRGIGYEYCRQLQRRGDTVIVVCRSATDELKALGVRLEEGIDITSDASVTNLHKRLGETEIDVLINNAGIIKRVTLENLDFDSI
- a CDS encoding thermonuclease family protein, producing MSAPFYRVIKGKFVIKGKEPDGDSVRFIADNPDLYEELHRSYRIELSRDRSVQLRFEGIDAPEVHYGRDAQILGDKTRDCLLEGMGFKNIVFLGNRVESANPDSVPGAILSKAADANGRPVSYIFLEEDTKQLDDADWIRVEEKQLEKTINHQMLQDGNAYYTVYTSTPLTHRESLRKAATKAKADQLGVWAEDVTNQFELEDKTSITTPNGQLILPKLFRRSIDYLKAVDKGFEGNLKDWLISISSGSRNENDSVVVGNSMELKLSDLIKQRNNKIVFQADLLDITFVEK
- the psbP gene encoding photosystem II reaction center PsbP, whose product is MLKRILVILLITFSVSLTSCSSAVSGLKSYVDSTDGYEFLYPNGWVPVNVSNGPDVVLHDLIETTENVSVVISDVPQGKTLADLGSPSEVGYKLGKSAIAPPESGREAELVNAEELATDAKTYYLLEYTVKLPNQQQRHNIASVAVSRGKLFTFNASTPERRWTKVKPTLDAVVKSFTVY
- the larB gene encoding nickel pincer cofactor biosynthesis protein LarB, which gives rise to MTQPEALRSLLESVAAGEVNPVEAFDKLKYLNYEPVGDFARIDHHRRLRTGFPEVIWGPGKTPDQIAQIMIAMRDRGSVVMATRIEPEVYAKLQEKVPDLYYYAMARICAITPPNFPSGGDPGGVGGVISILSAGTADLPVAEEAAVTAELSGFRVHRLWDVGVAGIHRLLNNRHVVESADVLIVVAGMEGALPSVVAGLADCPVIAVPTSIGYGASFGGLAPLLTMLNSCAAGVGVVNIDNGFGAAVLAGQILRAAHKLHLSQSSD
- a CDS encoding Maf family protein; amino-acid sequence: MAMQFILASASPARRRLLQSVGIDPIVFPSNFDESQIQERDPRLLVKTLARSKAETVAPQFDSGLIMGCDSVLFINGEIHGKPTNTEEAIARWQKMRSNVGELYTGHSLIDLRQHHTLVRCQVTRVYFASASDRQIEAYVATGEPLKCAGGFALEGKGGLFVEKLEGCHTNVIGLSLPLLRQMLSDLGYDIVDFWH
- a CDS encoding DUF3616 domain-containing protein, with translation MTNQHNKNQIILRFEDEFREHREDLSAIRLTTDKYLWLGSDETSSIERLTYNSDLQLFTEHKQFRVKDFIDLPATEEQEIDIEGMAYVEPYLWFVGSHSWKRKKPKPDKTNEKNVSRLTKLESEPNRYLLGKIPLINGELYKTFTPEGGETLTAAKLKITPRGNVLMDALANDPHLGSYIDAAIPGKENGFDIEGLAVYENRIYLGMRGPVLRGWAVMLEIELENSSPETLTLKAIGTEGQQYKKHFIYLKGLGVRDLCLAGEDLLILAGPTMDLDGPVQVYRLEKGVHLSENSLSQPQAELDIPYGDGDDHAEGITLLDDVTSVHSLLVLYDAPARSRLQGEGDVVADIFYLS